A stretch of the Paenibacillus dendritiformis genome encodes the following:
- a CDS encoding ribonuclease HII, with product MGQRKTAEPEAEAIDLTAWEKRLWEEGLQYVAGIDEVGRGCLFGDVVAAAVILPAGIVIEGINDSKKLSAKKREALYEEITECAVAWSVAQVDVSTIDRINIKQASRLAMKQAVDGLGVRPDMLLIDAERIDCPLPQEAIVKGDANSQSIAAASIVAKVTRDRLCAGLWDELYPDYGIAVHKGYATKLHREQLERLGPTPMHRKSFLKSLFPEEEQLSLF from the coding sequence ATGGGGCAACGCAAGACAGCGGAACCAGAGGCGGAAGCGATTGATCTGACCGCATGGGAGAAGCGGTTATGGGAGGAAGGGCTTCAGTATGTGGCCGGTATTGATGAGGTCGGGCGGGGCTGCCTGTTCGGCGATGTGGTTGCGGCGGCGGTCATACTTCCTGCGGGTATCGTGATTGAGGGGATAAATGATTCGAAGAAGCTATCGGCCAAAAAGCGGGAGGCGCTCTACGAAGAGATCACGGAATGCGCAGTCGCTTGGTCTGTCGCGCAGGTCGACGTGTCGACCATTGATCGCATCAATATTAAGCAGGCTTCTCGCCTGGCCATGAAGCAGGCCGTCGATGGGCTCGGCGTCCGACCAGACATGCTGCTAATCGACGCGGAGCGGATTGATTGCCCGCTGCCGCAGGAAGCGATTGTGAAAGGGGACGCGAACAGCCAATCTATCGCTGCGGCTTCGATTGTCGCCAAGGTAACGCGCGATCGGCTGTGCGCTGGCTTGTGGGACGAGCTCTACCCTGACTATGGCATTGCCGTACATAAAGGATATGCAACGAAGCTGCATCGAGAGCAGCTGGAGCGGCTCGGACCGACACCGATGCACCGCAAGTCGTTCCTGAAGTCGCTCTTCCCGGAGGAAGAGCAGT
- the ylqF gene encoding ribosome biogenesis GTPase YlqF, translating to MTIQWFPGHMTRARRQIQEKLKLIDVAIELLDARLPMSSRNPMIGDILQNKPRLILLNKADLADPEMNARWLQAFRGEGHAALAIDASTGTNVAQIPGEARKLLEEKIQRQLAKGMKPRPVRALIVGIPNVGKSTLINKLAGRSVAATGDRPGVTKGQQWIKVGSEMELLDTPGILWPKFEDQEVGYRLAATGAIKDEILNVEDIAFYSLKQLADQYRERLNERYGLDIPPEGGREQDEIVEIMEAIGRKRGCLMAGGRVDLEKASSLILRDLRGGKLGRITLEEPYSFLVNENGN from the coding sequence ATGACTATCCAATGGTTCCCCGGGCATATGACGCGCGCCCGGCGGCAGATCCAGGAGAAGCTCAAGCTCATTGATGTCGCCATCGAACTATTGGACGCGCGGTTGCCCATGTCCAGCCGCAATCCGATGATTGGCGACATTTTGCAAAATAAGCCGCGGCTCATTTTATTGAACAAGGCGGATCTCGCCGATCCGGAGATGAATGCGCGCTGGCTGCAGGCGTTCCGCGGCGAAGGGCATGCGGCCCTGGCGATCGACGCCTCGACGGGGACGAATGTCGCCCAGATACCTGGCGAAGCCCGGAAGCTGCTGGAAGAGAAAATTCAGCGCCAGCTCGCAAAGGGAATGAAGCCGCGACCGGTGCGCGCGCTTATCGTCGGCATCCCGAATGTCGGCAAATCGACACTCATCAACAAGCTGGCTGGCCGAAGCGTGGCCGCGACCGGCGATCGCCCAGGGGTCACCAAGGGACAGCAGTGGATTAAGGTCGGCTCTGAAATGGAGCTGCTCGATACCCCGGGTATTTTGTGGCCCAAGTTCGAGGACCAGGAAGTCGGCTATCGGCTTGCGGCGACCGGAGCGATCAAGGATGAAATATTGAACGTCGAAGACATCGCGTTCTATTCGCTCAAGCAACTGGCCGATCAGTACCGGGAGCGTCTCAATGAACGTTACGGCCTCGATATTCCGCCGGAAGGCGGCCGGGAACAAGATGAGATTGTCGAGATAATGGAAGCGATCGGCCGCAAGCGCGGATGTCTGATGGCTGGCGGACGCGTCGATCTGGAGAAAGCGTCAAGCCTCATCTTGCGGGATCTGCGCGGAGGCAAGCTGGGCCGGATTACGCTCGAGGAGCCGTATTCCTTCCTCGTCAATGAGAACGGGAATTGA
- the lepB gene encoding signal peptidase I: MDQHDQMMQPNAAEEPPTKKPQAKNELLEWVKAIAIAVVLVVIVRWLLFAPFIVDGPSMEPNFWTGERLIVNKVLYDFREPKRGEVVVFHVPEENRDLIKRVIGVAGDTIEYRGDDLYVNGNKVEEPYIQEALDEAHKNGELYNDRDFPNDLIQKNTVPEGHIFVMGDHRNNSTDSRMLGFISLKDVIGRADVIFWPPSHAKLVQHH; the protein is encoded by the coding sequence ATGGATCAACACGACCAAATGATGCAACCGAATGCGGCGGAAGAGCCGCCAACCAAAAAGCCGCAAGCGAAAAACGAGCTACTGGAGTGGGTGAAAGCGATTGCGATTGCCGTTGTGCTCGTCGTCATCGTGCGATGGCTTTTGTTTGCTCCGTTTATCGTAGACGGCCCTTCTATGGAACCGAATTTCTGGACGGGCGAGCGACTTATTGTGAATAAAGTACTGTATGATTTCCGCGAGCCGAAGCGCGGGGAAGTGGTCGTCTTCCACGTACCGGAGGAGAATCGCGATTTGATTAAGCGGGTTATCGGCGTGGCCGGGGATACGATTGAGTACCGCGGCGACGATCTGTACGTCAATGGCAATAAGGTTGAAGAACCTTACATACAAGAAGCGCTGGACGAAGCTCATAAAAATGGCGAGCTGTACAATGACCGCGATTTCCCGAATGATCTGATTCAAAAGAACACGGTGCCGGAAGGGCACATTTTCGTTATGGGGGATCACCGGAACAACAGCACGGACAGCCGCATGCTTGGATTTATTTCGCTGAAGGACGTCATCGGAAGAGCGGATGTTATTTTCTGGCCGCCATCACATGCGAAGCTCGTACAACACCATTAG
- the thpR gene encoding RNA 2',3'-cyclic phosphodiesterase produces MMADTENKMRLFIGVPLGEPASAALDNWAKQSRSHWTFSRWVHPADYHITLQFLGDTPESKLGPLLEGLNRTAARSAPFRLALGGWGTFGLPESPRVLWAAVAGDIDRLHELHHQILETTAPLGFMPEARPYRPHITLARKYKGTAPWDRSMLEADTSGAAEWTADRFCLFRTHMQAAPMYERLGEFRLSGTSGS; encoded by the coding sequence ATGATGGCGGATACGGAGAACAAGATGCGGCTGTTTATCGGCGTGCCGCTGGGCGAGCCTGCCAGCGCGGCTCTCGATAACTGGGCGAAGCAATCCCGGAGCCATTGGACATTTTCACGCTGGGTTCATCCTGCGGATTACCATATCACGCTGCAATTTCTTGGCGACACTCCGGAGTCGAAGCTGGGGCCGCTGCTGGAAGGGTTGAACCGGACGGCGGCCCGCAGCGCGCCGTTCCGGCTGGCCTTGGGCGGTTGGGGCACATTCGGCCTCCCCGAATCGCCGCGAGTCCTATGGGCCGCCGTCGCCGGAGATATCGACAGGCTTCATGAACTGCATCATCAGATTCTGGAGACGACCGCACCGCTCGGCTTCATGCCGGAAGCGAGGCCGTACCGGCCCCATATTACGTTGGCCCGCAAGTATAAGGGCACTGCGCCATGGGACCGGAGCATGCTGGAGGCGGATACGAGCGGCGCGGCGGAATGGACGGCGGACCGGTTCTGTCTGTTCCGGACGCATATGCAGGCGGCGCCGATGTACGAACGGCTGGGGGAGTTTCGGTTATCCGGTACTTCCGGTTCATAA
- the rplS gene encoding 50S ribosomal protein L19, whose translation MNIVQAITQDQLRKDIPSFRPGDTLKVYVKVIEGSRERVQLFEGVVIKRRGGGISETFTVRKISYGVGVERTFPLHTPKIDRIEVARRGKVRRAKLYYLRNLRGKAARIKEIR comes from the coding sequence ATGAATATCGTTCAAGCAATTACGCAAGACCAGCTTCGCAAGGATATTCCTAGCTTTCGTCCCGGCGATACTTTGAAAGTATATGTAAAAGTTATCGAGGGATCCCGCGAGCGTGTCCAGTTGTTCGAAGGTGTGGTCATTAAGCGTCGTGGCGGCGGAATCAGCGAAACATTCACCGTTCGTAAGATTTCTTACGGGGTAGGTGTTGAGCGTACGTTCCCGCTTCATACGCCTAAAATCGATAGAATCGAAGTGGCTCGCCGTGGTAAAGTGCGTCGTGCGAAGCTTTATTATCTTCGCAATCTTCGCGGTAAAGCAGCGAGAATCAAAGAAATCCGTTAA